CGCTCGACGGCGCAGTCCGCTTCGGTACCGTCGGCGACCGCTTCGCCGCCGCCACAGGAGAGTCGCCCGATGGGTCTTCCCGAACCGCCCGCTCCCGGATCGCACGCGCTCGTCCCCGGCACGTTCGACGGCCAGGTCGTCGTCGTCACCGGCGGCGGCACGGGGCTCGGCAAGGGCATCGCGCTCGAGTTCGCGCGGCTCGGCGCGCACGTCGTCGTCGTGAGCCGCAAGGCCGAGCACCGCGAGGCGGGGCTCGCCGCGCTCCGCGAAGCGGGCGCGGAAGGCTCGGCCGTCGAGTGCGACATCCGCAACCCCGAGGCGGTCGCTGCGATGTTCGACGCGATCGAGGCCGAGCGCGGGCTGCCGTCGGTGCTCGTGAACAACGCGGCCGGGAACTTCCCGGCGCCGGCGGAGGATCTCTCGCCGAACGGCTGGCGGACCGTCGTCGACATCGTGCTCAACGGCACGTTCTACTGCTCGCGCGAGTTCGGGCGGCGCCACATCGCGGCGGGGACGCCGGGCAACATCGTGAACGTCGGCGCGTCGTACGCGTGGACGGGCGGCCCGGGCTTCGCGCACTCCGCCGCCGCGAAGGCGGGCGTGAAGAACATGACGGAGACGCTCGCGGTCGAGTGGGGGCCGTACGGCATCCGCGTGAACGGGCTCGTTCCCGGGCTCTTCCCGCACGAGGACGAGACGGCCGACATCCGCAGCGTCCCCGGGCGCGGCGACCGCGCGGGCGAGGAGGCGAGCTGCCCGGCCGGTCGCACCGGTCGCCGCCGCGAGCTCGGCTGGGCGGCGACCTTCCTCGCCTCGCCGTACGCCGCCTACATCACGGGCCACACGCTCGTGGTCGACGGGGCCAACTGGCAGCGGCGCGCGATGCGCCAGCCCGAGTTCGTGCCGATCCGCGAGCAGATGGGCAAGGGGCCGTTCGCGCTCTGAGCCCCCGCGCCTAACGTCCGGCGCCCGGCCGCGGCGCGGCGAGCGCGTCGATCGCAGCCTCGATGCAGCGCGCCCAGTGCGCGTGCACGATGCCGTTCGGGTGCCCGGTTCCCCCGACGCGCAGATGCGGCTGCGCGCCGTCGCCCGGGTAGCGGCAGTCGACCACCGCGGCGCCGCCGCGCGCGGCCGCGGCGGCGTAGCGGCCGAGTCCCTCCTCCTCGCTGCCGTGGAGGATCGCGACGATCGCGCGCGCGGAGCGCGCGCGCATCGCAGCCGGGAACGTGCGGAGCAGGCGGAGCGTGACGGGCTCGGCCCAGGCGTCGCGCTCGCGCAGCGCGCGCTCGCTCGCCCGCTCGTGGATCGCCGCGACGAGCGCCGAGCGGCGCTCGAGCGGCCACGCGGGAAGGGCGAGCACGGGGGCGTGGACGACGAGTCGCGGCCCGTCGATCTCGGCGCGCGGCGGGGCGAGGCGATCGCCGGAGCGCGCGCGCAGGCCGGCGAGCCACGCGTGCGTCGCGACGTTGCGCATCGCGTGGAAGGTCGCGAAGCCGTAGACGACGACGTCGGGTGCGAGGCGCCCCTCGTCGACCGCGAGCTCGGCGGAGAGCTGGGCCTGCAGCGTTCCGTAGCCGCCCGTGCCGAAGTTCTCGACGAGCCATTCGGGCCGCGCGCTCTGCAGACGGAAGCCCGCGGTCTCCTCGTCGACGACGCCGTAGCCCTGCATCCACGAGCCGCCGACGAGCGCGACGCGCCGCCGCGGCGGCGCGAGCGGCGCCGGTGCG
This region of Myxococcota bacterium genomic DNA includes:
- a CDS encoding SDR family oxidoreductase; translated protein: MGLPEPPAPGSHALVPGTFDGQVVVVTGGGTGLGKGIALEFARLGAHVVVVSRKAEHREAGLAALREAGAEGSAVECDIRNPEAVAAMFDAIEAERGLPSVLVNNAAGNFPAPAEDLSPNGWRTVVDIVLNGTFYCSREFGRRHIAAGTPGNIVNVGASYAWTGGPGFAHSAAAKAGVKNMTETLAVEWGPYGIRVNGLVPGLFPHEDETADIRSVPGRGDRAGEEASCPAGRTGRRRELGWAATFLASPYAAYITGHTLVVDGANWQRRAMRQPEFVPIREQMGKGPFAL